A region of bacterium DNA encodes the following proteins:
- the gspE gene encoding type II secretion system ATPase GspE, whose protein sequence is MEAQPRTLEQLLLDQGRISAEDLRKVKRLQQERGERLERLLLDLGFISEEDLQPLLASHLGVTVVARKDFPKEPVPLGRLNLKYLRRARVLPLAQNNGTLVVAMADPADYYAVQALQMATGLAIDTRLARERDVLEALESAYGNGAPGDANGAPDAEGELEFIGEDEEDVNHLRDLASEAPVIRLVNVLINRAVEQRASDIHIEPFEEALKVRYRIDGVLHDVETPPRRLQAAIVSRIKIMAKLNIAERRLPQDGRIKLRMMGKEIDLRVSTLPTLYGESVVMRILDRSSIVVDLERLGFPSDTLKEFGQLIERPYGMVLVTGPTGSGKTTTLYGALDKINSPDKKIITIEDPVEYQLFGVNQIHVKPQIGLTFANGLRSIVRQDPDVIMIGEIRDYETAEIAIQAALTGHLVFSTLHTNDAAGAVSRLLEMGVENYLLASALLGVLAQRLVRRVCKRCAQPVELGPELLHEIAPRGEAVGAMEGRGCEECAQTGYRGRGGIYELLPVDDGVKSLILERASSGKIKDYAVTQGMRTLRDDGWRSVRAGTTTVAEVVRVTQDEV, encoded by the coding sequence ATGGAGGCCCAGCCCCGCACCCTCGAGCAGCTGCTACTGGATCAGGGGCGGATCAGCGCCGAGGATCTGCGCAAGGTCAAGCGTCTCCAGCAGGAGCGCGGCGAGCGCCTCGAGCGGCTCCTCCTCGATCTGGGCTTCATCTCCGAGGAGGACCTCCAGCCCCTGCTCGCGAGCCACCTCGGCGTCACCGTCGTCGCCCGCAAGGACTTCCCGAAGGAGCCCGTGCCCCTCGGGCGGCTGAACCTCAAGTACCTGCGGCGCGCCCGCGTCCTGCCGCTCGCGCAGAACAACGGCACGCTCGTCGTGGCCATGGCCGATCCGGCCGACTACTACGCCGTCCAGGCGCTCCAGATGGCCACCGGGCTGGCGATCGACACGCGGCTCGCGCGCGAGCGCGACGTCCTCGAGGCTCTCGAGAGCGCCTACGGCAACGGCGCTCCGGGCGACGCCAACGGCGCCCCCGACGCCGAGGGCGAGCTCGAGTTCATCGGCGAGGACGAGGAGGACGTGAACCACCTCCGCGACCTCGCCAGCGAGGCGCCGGTCATCCGGCTCGTGAACGTGCTCATCAACCGTGCCGTCGAGCAGCGCGCCTCGGACATCCACATCGAGCCGTTCGAGGAGGCGCTGAAGGTCCGCTACCGCATCGACGGCGTGCTGCACGACGTCGAGACGCCGCCGCGTCGCCTCCAGGCCGCCATCGTCTCGCGCATCAAGATCATGGCCAAGCTCAACATCGCCGAGCGCCGCCTGCCGCAGGACGGGCGCATCAAGCTGCGCATGATGGGCAAGGAGATCGACCTGCGCGTGTCGACGCTGCCGACGCTCTACGGCGAGAGCGTGGTCATGCGTATCCTCGACCGCTCGAGCATCGTCGTCGACCTCGAGCGCCTCGGCTTCCCGAGCGACACGCTGAAGGAGTTCGGGCAGCTGATCGAGCGCCCGTACGGCATGGTCCTCGTCACGGGGCCCACCGGGAGCGGCAAGACGACGACGCTCTACGGTGCGCTCGACAAGATCAACTCGCCCGACAAGAAGATCATCACCATCGAGGATCCGGTCGAGTACCAGCTCTTCGGGGTGAACCAGATCCACGTGAAGCCGCAGATCGGCCTCACGTTCGCGAACGGCTTGCGCTCCATCGTCCGCCAGGACCCCGACGTCATCATGATCGGTGAGATCCGCGATTACGAAACCGCGGAGATCGCCATCCAGGCGGCGCTCACGGGTCACCTCGTGTTCTCCACGTTGCACACGAACGACGCCGCCGGGGCGGTCTCGCGTCTGCTCGAGATGGGGGTCGAGAACTACCTCCTCGCGTCGGCGCTGCTCGGCGTCCTGGCGCAGCGGCTCGTGCGCCGGGTGTGCAAGCGCTGCGCGCAGCCGGTCGAGCTGGGTCCGGAGCTGCTCCACGAGATCGCGCCCCGGGGCGAGGCCGTGGGCGCGATGGAAGGGCGGGGCTGCGAGGAGTGCGCGCAGACCGGCTACCGCGGCCGCGGCGGCATCTACGAGCTGCTGCCGGTCGACGACGGCGTGAAGTCGCTCATCCTGGAGCGCGCCTCCTCCGGCAAGATCAAGGACTACGCCGTGACGCAGGGCATGCGCACCCTACGGGACGACGGCTGGCGCAGCGTCCGCGCCGGCACGACCACGGTCGCGGAGGTCGTGCGCGTCACCCAGGACGAGGTCTAG
- a CDS encoding LPS-assembly protein LptD has protein sequence MRRARWTLAIAGCLLGLLGVAAAAIEPAPIEVRVLSTPGVLPATRVALRAGGDAEIEDRTVGARPAGREQRGVASLGDTFAGEITLFLRGATVARPSAIEVGDPLVSAVRMFPEAGGTLVVVFVRRPVAYSVSRPSAAGEITLSLKARARPATAKTKRKPPAASAAQDTGEIAVDAAELQYEQNTDVLVARGDVTLTRGATTLRADEVRYDRRSNVVEAKGNVVLTDEEGTVEGDAARIDMEDETGWVDAAEGEFVSNGYMLRADRLTKKGGPCYEVRNGIFTTCRCGGLEKPSWSIAGRGTEVTLNGTGVVRDATFRVQDVPVAWVPWMTFPANTERQSGFLVPRIAYSNRRGFQYEQPFYWAINKSSDATIALDVETAARIGIVSEYRYALDKDTRGNFTGAYYNESLGGTQKDEDVLRPIGSDISLKTPENRFAFAGRHRQPGPFDSLFYFDLFAVSDDLFLREINNFARTVHGDLAIRSTRFTRSRTGLIKTWTGGLVQGEATYYQDLIDPQQLAPQRLPQVRAEHAEPVFWNRVVARLSGQAVDFQREDGFDGLRGTASPELFVPFNLGRYLGGSVRGSLRGTGYHLTSDEQVALIVPTTPFYRLCRDLPPKDRNPGLNCVRGRRDQNFTYSNFRAAPFLPDLDQNQFQGSGEVHARVGTEFSRVFDADGLFGQAKFRHTIEPEAQYLYIPPLGRVRNEIRLPPCQLSPNGRRLKAGQVAGGNCNATAFTNDYLFDEIDAINFRNFASYGITSRLLGRPTAPPRAPGAKPAPPPATKELLRASILHGYDFSRDIVGDSHASNVDMGLRLTPSDWLGASYNATWDFEDGDVVGQNVGLVFREPWWRPSAGNRFQTASAVAVSYSFVKESANAVGAGVPIQAGFFNVGVEDVVGSVYLRLGDYAGFTFIARYDLDGGPVVRENGTVEVVGPGFLERDYLFRLISKCNCWAIEAGVAEKTNPDETIFRLQITLLGLGSYGSGRTANYVGMAPLQNLGYQRPSGLRGGGY, from the coding sequence ATGAGGAGGGCGCGGTGGACGCTGGCGATCGCAGGCTGTCTCCTCGGACTCCTCGGCGTCGCTGCGGCCGCCATCGAGCCCGCGCCCATCGAAGTGCGCGTGCTGTCGACGCCGGGCGTGCTGCCCGCGACGCGCGTGGCCCTGCGTGCCGGCGGCGACGCCGAGATCGAGGATCGTACGGTGGGGGCGCGGCCGGCGGGCCGCGAGCAGCGCGGCGTGGCCAGCCTGGGCGACACGTTCGCCGGCGAGATCACGCTGTTCCTGCGCGGCGCGACCGTCGCGCGGCCGAGCGCGATCGAGGTCGGGGACCCGCTCGTGAGCGCGGTGCGGATGTTCCCGGAAGCCGGCGGGACGCTGGTCGTCGTCTTCGTGCGCCGGCCCGTGGCCTATTCGGTGTCGCGGCCGTCTGCCGCCGGCGAGATCACGCTCAGCCTGAAGGCCCGTGCCCGTCCGGCCACCGCGAAGACGAAGCGCAAGCCGCCCGCCGCGAGCGCCGCGCAGGACACGGGCGAGATCGCCGTCGACGCCGCCGAGCTCCAGTACGAGCAGAATACCGACGTCCTGGTGGCGCGTGGCGACGTCACCCTGACGCGCGGCGCGACGACCCTGCGCGCCGACGAGGTGCGCTACGATCGGCGCAGCAACGTCGTCGAGGCGAAGGGCAACGTCGTCCTCACCGACGAGGAGGGCACGGTCGAGGGCGACGCCGCCCGCATCGACATGGAGGACGAGACGGGCTGGGTCGACGCCGCCGAGGGCGAGTTCGTGTCGAACGGCTACATGCTGCGCGCCGATCGTCTCACCAAGAAAGGTGGACCGTGCTACGAGGTCCGCAACGGCATCTTCACGACCTGCCGCTGCGGCGGTCTCGAGAAGCCGTCGTGGAGCATCGCCGGCCGCGGGACCGAGGTCACGCTGAACGGCACCGGCGTCGTGCGCGACGCGACCTTCCGCGTGCAGGACGTGCCGGTCGCGTGGGTGCCGTGGATGACGTTTCCCGCCAACACGGAGCGGCAGAGCGGCTTCCTGGTCCCGCGCATCGCGTATTCGAACCGCCGCGGCTTCCAGTACGAGCAGCCGTTCTACTGGGCGATCAACAAGAGCAGCGACGCCACCATCGCGCTCGACGTCGAGACGGCGGCGCGCATCGGCATCGTCAGCGAGTATCGCTACGCGCTCGACAAGGACACGCGCGGCAACTTCACCGGCGCGTACTACAACGAGAGCCTGGGCGGTACGCAGAAGGACGAGGACGTCCTGCGCCCGATCGGCAGCGACATCTCGCTGAAGACGCCGGAGAACCGCTTCGCGTTCGCGGGCCGGCATCGCCAGCCGGGGCCCTTCGACAGCCTGTTCTACTTCGACCTGTTCGCCGTCAGCGACGACCTCTTCCTGCGCGAGATCAACAATTTCGCCCGCACGGTGCATGGCGACCTCGCGATCCGCAGCACGCGCTTCACGCGCTCGCGCACCGGCCTCATCAAGACGTGGACGGGCGGCCTCGTGCAGGGCGAGGCCACCTACTACCAGGATCTGATCGACCCGCAGCAGCTCGCGCCCCAGCGCCTGCCCCAGGTGCGCGCGGAGCACGCGGAGCCGGTCTTCTGGAACAGGGTCGTGGCGCGGCTCTCCGGACAGGCGGTCGACTTCCAGCGCGAGGACGGCTTCGACGGCCTGCGCGGCACGGCGTCGCCGGAGCTCTTCGTCCCGTTCAACCTCGGCCGCTACCTCGGCGGCTCGGTGCGCGGCAGCCTGCGGGGGACGGGCTATCACCTGACGAGCGACGAGCAGGTGGCGTTGATCGTGCCGACGACGCCGTTCTACAGGCTGTGCCGCGATCTGCCGCCCAAGGACCGCAATCCCGGTCTCAACTGCGTGCGCGGGCGCCGGGACCAGAACTTCACGTACTCGAACTTCCGCGCGGCGCCGTTCCTCCCGGACCTCGACCAGAACCAGTTCCAGGGCTCGGGCGAGGTGCACGCGCGCGTCGGCACGGAGTTCTCGCGCGTCTTCGACGCGGACGGTCTCTTCGGGCAGGCGAAGTTTCGCCACACCATCGAGCCGGAGGCGCAGTATCTCTACATCCCGCCGCTCGGCCGGGTGCGCAACGAGATCCGGCTGCCGCCCTGCCAGCTGAGCCCGAACGGCAGGCGCCTCAAGGCCGGCCAGGTCGCGGGCGGCAACTGCAACGCCACCGCGTTCACCAACGACTACCTGTTCGACGAGATCGACGCGATCAACTTCCGCAACTTCGCGTCCTACGGCATCACCAGCCGTCTCCTCGGCCGGCCGACGGCGCCCCCGAGAGCCCCGGGGGCGAAGCCCGCCCCGCCGCCCGCGACCAAGGAGCTGCTGCGCGCCAGCATCCTCCACGGCTACGACTTCTCGCGCGACATCGTCGGCGACAGCCACGCCAGCAACGTCGACATGGGCCTGCGCCTGACGCCGTCGGACTGGCTCGGGGCGTCGTACAACGCGACCTGGGACTTCGAGGACGGCGACGTGGTCGGGCAGAACGTCGGCCTCGTCTTTCGCGAGCCGTGGTGGCGACCGTCGGCGGGCAATCGGTTCCAGACCGCGAGCGCGGTGGCGGTGAGCTACAGCTTCGTCAAGGAGTCCGCGAACGCGGTGGGTGCCGGCGTGCCGATCCAGGCCGGCTTCTTCAACGTCGGCGTCGAGGACGTCGTCGGCTCGGTCTACCTGCGGCTCGGCGACTACGCGGGGTTCACGTTCATCGCGCGCTACGATCTCGACGGCGGCCCGGTAGTGCGGGAGAACGGCACCGTCGAGGTCGTGGGTCCGGGCTTTCTCGAGCGCGACTACCTCTTCCGCCTCATCTCGAAGTGCAACTGCTGGGCGATCGAGGCGGGCGTCGCCGAGAAGACGAACCCGGACGAGACCATCTTCCGTCTCCAGATCACGCTGCTCGGGCTCGGCTCGTACGGCAGCGGCAGGACGGCGAACTACGTCGGCATGGCGCCGCTCCAGAACCTCGGCTACCAGCGTCCGAGCGGCCTGCGCGGCGGCGGCTACTAG
- the gmd gene encoding GDP-mannose 4,6-dehydratase: MSRCAIITGVTGQDGSYLAELLLEKGYRVVGVVRRASTENFERIAHLRDRLELRQADLLDQLSLIDLLKTVRPDEVYNLAAMSFVPTSWQQPVLTAEFDAVGVTRMLEAVRLVAPEARFYQASSSEMFGQVRETPQRETTPFYPRSPYGVAKVYGHYITVNYRESYDLFACSGILFNHESPRRGREFVTRKVSDGVARIKLGLADSLSLGNLLARRDWGFAGDYVEAMWRMLQQDTPDDYVVATGEAHSVGELVETAFAAAGLDWRQYVREDPALRRPAEVEGLIGDASRARAQLGWAPRVRFAGLVDMMVRADIERLRPR; this comes from the coding sequence ATGAGCCGCTGCGCGATCATCACCGGCGTCACCGGGCAGGACGGCTCGTACCTGGCCGAGCTGCTCCTCGAGAAGGGATATCGCGTCGTCGGCGTGGTGCGGCGCGCGAGCACCGAGAACTTCGAGCGCATCGCCCACCTGCGCGACCGGCTGGAGCTGCGCCAGGCCGACCTCCTCGATCAGCTCTCGCTGATCGATCTCCTGAAGACGGTGCGGCCGGACGAGGTCTACAATCTCGCGGCGATGTCGTTCGTGCCGACCTCGTGGCAGCAGCCGGTGCTGACCGCGGAGTTCGACGCGGTCGGCGTCACGCGCATGCTCGAGGCGGTGCGCCTGGTCGCGCCCGAGGCGCGCTTCTACCAGGCGAGCTCGAGCGAGATGTTCGGCCAGGTGCGCGAGACGCCGCAGCGCGAGACCACGCCGTTCTACCCGCGCAGCCCGTACGGCGTCGCCAAGGTGTACGGCCACTACATCACCGTGAACTACCGCGAGAGCTACGACCTGTTCGCCTGCTCGGGCATCCTCTTCAACCACGAGAGCCCGCGCCGCGGACGCGAGTTCGTCACCCGCAAGGTCTCGGACGGCGTCGCCCGCATCAAGCTCGGCCTCGCCGACTCGCTGTCGCTCGGCAACCTGCTCGCGCGGCGCGACTGGGGCTTCGCCGGCGACTACGTCGAGGCGATGTGGCGCATGCTCCAGCAGGACACGCCCGACGACTACGTCGTCGCCACGGGCGAGGCGCACTCGGTCGGCGAGCTGGTCGAGACCGCGTTCGCAGCCGCGGGCCTCGACTGGCGGCAGTACGTCCGCGAGGATCCGGCCCTGCGCCGTCCGGCGGAGGTGGAGGGCCTCATCGGCGACGCCAGCCGGGCGCGCGCGCAGCTCGGCTGGGCGCCGCGGGTGCGCTTCGCGGGCCTCGTCGACATGATGGTGCGGGCCGACATCGAGCGCCTGCGTCCGCGGTAG
- a CDS encoding type II secretion system F family protein gives MAQFQYRAADPEGKVVEGTIEAAEISAVVARLQDRGLMPIKIGAAGAAKAASSGPRLSLPTVSFLNRLGTKDLLIVTQELSTLLSAGLPLDRSLATLAELADKPALKAIVNEVLQSVRGGKAFADALAQHAFFPPIFVNMVRAGEAGGFLDAVMGRLNEYFERAQEVRDEARAALAYPIVLTLAMGASMLVLLTYVLPKFTTLFTGMGKTLPLSARVVMAVSEGVRSYWWLGLLVIGLVVAGFRYWVRSPAGSYAWDQTKLRMVVFGTVLRKMEVAKIARTLGTLLKSGVPMIQALGIVKEVAGNQVIARAVADIEVGVREGAGVSEPLGRSGVFPPLAIQMIAVGEETGRLDDMLLKVAEYFDREVRVRVQQFTRLLEPVLILVMGSAVGFVVVSMLSAIFSVNDLPL, from the coding sequence TTGGCACAGTTCCAGTACCGCGCCGCTGATCCCGAAGGGAAGGTCGTTGAGGGCACGATCGAGGCCGCCGAGATCTCGGCCGTCGTCGCGCGCCTGCAGGATCGCGGCCTCATGCCGATCAAGATCGGCGCGGCCGGCGCCGCGAAAGCCGCGTCGAGTGGGCCCCGTCTCTCGCTGCCGACGGTCTCGTTCCTGAACCGCCTCGGCACGAAGGACCTGCTCATCGTCACCCAGGAGCTGTCGACGCTGCTCTCGGCGGGCCTGCCGCTCGACCGCAGCCTCGCGACCCTCGCCGAGCTCGCCGACAAGCCGGCGTTGAAGGCGATCGTCAACGAGGTGCTGCAGTCGGTGCGCGGCGGCAAGGCGTTCGCCGACGCTCTCGCGCAGCACGCGTTCTTCCCGCCGATCTTCGTCAACATGGTGCGCGCGGGCGAGGCCGGCGGCTTCCTCGACGCGGTCATGGGGCGGCTCAACGAGTACTTCGAGCGTGCGCAGGAGGTGCGCGACGAAGCCCGCGCGGCGCTCGCCTATCCGATCGTCCTCACGCTGGCCATGGGCGCCTCGATGCTCGTGCTGCTCACCTACGTGCTGCCGAAGTTCACGACGCTCTTCACGGGCATGGGCAAGACGCTGCCGCTCTCCGCGCGGGTCGTCATGGCCGTGTCCGAGGGCGTACGGAGCTACTGGTGGCTCGGGCTGCTCGTCATCGGTCTCGTCGTCGCCGGCTTCCGCTACTGGGTACGCTCGCCCGCGGGCAGCTACGCCTGGGATCAGACGAAGCTGCGGATGGTCGTCTTCGGGACCGTGCTCCGCAAGATGGAGGTCGCGAAGATCGCGCGCACGCTCGGCACGCTGCTGAAGAGCGGCGTCCCGATGATCCAGGCGCTCGGCATCGTGAAGGAGGTCGCCGGCAATCAGGTGATCGCGCGGGCCGTCGCCGACATCGAGGTCGGCGTGCGGGAGGGTGCCGGCGTGTCCGAGCCGCTCGGCCGCTCCGGCGTGTTCCCGCCGCTCGCGATCCAGATGATCGCCGTCGGCGAGGAGACCGGTCGCCTCGACGACATGCTCCTCAAGGTGGCAGAGTACTTCGACCGCGAGGTGCGCGTGCGCGTGCAGCAGTTCACCCGCCTGCTCGAGCCCGTCCTCATCCTGGTCATGGGCAGCGCCGTGGGCTTCGTCGTCGTGTCGATGCTCTCGGCGATCTTCAGCGTCAACGATCTTCCGCTGTGA
- a CDS encoding GDP-mannose 4,6-dehydratase: MRVLVTGAGGFAGAHVTAALHAAGHAAHALVHGPGPGPADAAAVHRGDVCDAEELARLVRTVAPEAVVHLAAFANPAAAEHDPAAAYRVNVGGTLALLGALRAQAPGARLLLVSSCLVYGDVPRAEPPVDEAASVAPRTVYGASKAAAEITALQWARAYGLDVVVARPFNHTGPGQAPSYVCAALARQVAAIEAGRQEPVLHTGNPDPVRDLVDVRDVAAAYLALLARGRRGTVYNVCTGGGSSVAEIVAQLRTLARVPLTARIDPARTRPGDAERLVGSPARIAADTGWQARIPLADTLADVLGEWRARPDA, translated from the coding sequence ATGCGGGTGCTCGTCACCGGGGCCGGCGGCTTCGCGGGAGCGCACGTGACGGCGGCGCTCCACGCGGCGGGGCATGCCGCGCATGCGCTCGTGCACGGCCCGGGGCCGGGCCCGGCCGACGCTGCGGCGGTGCATCGCGGCGACGTCTGCGACGCCGAGGAGCTCGCGCGGCTCGTCCGCACGGTGGCGCCGGAGGCCGTCGTGCATCTCGCCGCGTTCGCCAATCCGGCCGCCGCCGAGCACGATCCGGCCGCGGCCTATCGCGTCAACGTCGGCGGCACGCTCGCGCTCCTCGGCGCCCTGCGCGCCCAGGCGCCGGGGGCGCGGCTCCTGCTCGTCAGCTCGTGTCTCGTCTACGGCGATGTGCCGCGTGCCGAGCCGCCCGTGGACGAGGCGGCGTCGGTCGCCCCGCGGACGGTCTACGGAGCGAGCAAGGCGGCGGCGGAGATCACGGCGCTCCAATGGGCGCGGGCCTACGGGCTCGACGTGGTGGTCGCGCGTCCCTTCAATCACACCGGTCCCGGGCAGGCGCCGAGCTACGTGTGTGCGGCCCTGGCGCGGCAGGTGGCGGCCATCGAGGCGGGGCGCCAGGAGCCCGTGCTGCACACCGGCAACCCCGACCCGGTGCGCGACCTGGTCGACGTGCGGGACGTCGCCGCCGCCTACCTGGCGCTGCTCGCGCGTGGCCGGCGCGGCACGGTCTACAACGTCTGCACGGGCGGCGGCAGCAGCGTCGCGGAGATCGTGGCGCAGCTGCGCACCCTCGCGCGGGTGCCGCTCACGGCCCGGATCGATCCGGCGCGGACGCGGCCCGGCGACGCCGAGCGCCTCGTCGGCAGCCCGGCCCGGATCGCGGCCGACACGGGCTGGCAGGCCCGCATCCCGCTCGCCGACACGCTCGCCGACGTGCTCGGCGAGTGGCGGGCCCGCCCGGACGCCTGA
- the rfbB gene encoding dTDP-glucose 4,6-dehydratase — MRLLVTGAAGFIGTNFVRQALARDAGRPAVERLVAVDLLTYAGNFENLASLAGDARFRFVRADIADGEAMTGLFAEEGVEVVVNFAAESHVDRSIGDAGPFLRTNVHGTLALLEAARATSTLRRYLQVSTDEVYGSIADGRATETHPMHTSSPYAASKAAADAFVQAYAVTHGVPAVITRCSNNYGPWQFPEKLIPLFVTNALDGQALPLYGDGQNVRDWIHVEDHCDAIWHVLGLDATHGEVWNVSGHNEVPNRAVTDAILRLTERPPDLVRYVADRPGHDRRYALDASRLRATGWSPRRRFDEGLASTVAWYREQRAWWENVKSGAYRDYYERMYGDRLRGAGRG, encoded by the coding sequence ATGCGGCTTCTGGTCACCGGCGCGGCTGGGTTCATCGGTACCAACTTCGTGCGCCAGGCGCTGGCCCGGGATGCGGGTCGTCCGGCGGTCGAGCGGCTGGTCGCGGTCGACCTCCTCACCTACGCCGGCAACTTCGAGAATCTCGCGTCCCTCGCCGGCGATGCGCGCTTCCGCTTCGTGCGCGCCGACATCGCCGACGGCGAGGCCATGACGGGCCTGTTCGCCGAGGAGGGCGTCGAGGTCGTGGTCAATTTCGCGGCCGAGTCGCACGTCGACCGCAGCATCGGCGACGCCGGCCCGTTCCTGCGCACCAACGTCCACGGCACGCTCGCGCTCCTCGAGGCGGCCCGGGCGACCTCGACCTTGCGGCGCTACCTCCAGGTGTCGACCGACGAGGTCTACGGCAGCATCGCGGACGGGCGCGCGACCGAGACCCATCCGATGCACACGTCGAGCCCGTACGCCGCCAGCAAGGCTGCGGCCGACGCCTTCGTGCAGGCCTACGCCGTCACGCACGGCGTGCCGGCGGTGATCACGCGCTGCTCGAACAACTACGGGCCCTGGCAGTTTCCGGAGAAGCTGATTCCCCTCTTCGTCACCAACGCGCTCGACGGCCAGGCGTTGCCGCTCTACGGCGACGGCCAGAACGTGCGCGACTGGATCCACGTCGAGGACCACTGCGACGCGATCTGGCACGTGCTCGGGCTCGACGCGACCCACGGCGAGGTGTGGAACGTCAGCGGCCACAACGAGGTGCCGAACCGCGCCGTGACCGACGCCATCCTGCGGCTCACCGAGCGTCCGCCCGACCTCGTGCGCTACGTCGCCGATCGGCCCGGGCACGACCGGCGCTACGCGCTCGACGCTTCGCGCCTGCGTGCGACGGGCTGGAGCCCCCGGCGCCGCTTCGACGAGGGCCTGGCGTCCACCGTGGCCTGGTACCGCGAGCAGCGCGCCTGGTGGGAGAACGTCAAGAGCGGCGCCTACCGCGACTACTACGAGCGCATGTACGGCGATCGCCTGCGCGGGGCGGGGCGCGGATGA
- a CDS encoding bifunctional folylpolyglutamate synthase/dihydrofolate synthase: MDAYADTIAWLLGLEVARGWDLKLERMRAALALRGNPERRFASLHVAGTNGKGSTAAMLESVLRASGRRTGLYTSPHLVDFSERIRAGGETIPRHAVVALVAELRAAVAAADLALTHFEFATLLGFEWFARIGVEVAVVEVGLGGRLDATNCIAPLGTAITAIAHDHEAWLGETLAAIAAEKAGIVKPGVPMVTGVLPPEAAAVVAERAASLGAPILRAGVDGELVPGPGGDVFRGPGGVCWDGLHVALPGAFQRENAAVALTLLAALRAVLPCDAGAVRRGLAGVEWPGRLAVVAEAPRVVIDGAHNPAAIDAVLRELPRLAGDRPVTLVFAVMADKAWRAMLATLVPRAARVIVTRVGRRGLDPTALAGEIDARIPVRVEPEPRAAVAAAIAETPRDGVILVVGSLFLAGEAYAALGTAAAGLFRPWHAWRVGGTEAPP; the protein is encoded by the coding sequence GTGGACGCCTACGCGGACACGATCGCGTGGCTGCTCGGCCTCGAGGTCGCCCGCGGCTGGGATCTGAAGCTCGAGCGCATGCGGGCGGCGCTGGCGCTGCGCGGCAATCCCGAGCGGCGCTTCGCGTCGCTCCACGTCGCCGGCACGAACGGCAAGGGGTCGACGGCGGCGATGCTCGAGTCGGTGCTGCGCGCGTCCGGGCGCCGGACCGGCCTCTACACCTCGCCCCACCTCGTCGACTTCAGCGAGCGCATCCGGGCCGGCGGCGAGACGATCCCACGCCACGCCGTCGTCGCGCTGGTGGCCGAGCTGCGCGCCGCGGTCGCGGCGGCGGACCTGGCGCTCACGCACTTCGAGTTCGCGACCCTGCTCGGGTTCGAGTGGTTCGCGCGTATCGGGGTCGAGGTCGCGGTGGTCGAGGTCGGTCTGGGCGGCCGGCTCGACGCCACCAACTGCATCGCGCCGCTCGGGACCGCGATCACCGCCATCGCCCACGACCACGAGGCCTGGCTGGGTGAGACGCTGGCCGCGATCGCCGCCGAGAAGGCGGGCATCGTGAAGCCCGGGGTCCCGATGGTGACGGGCGTCCTTCCGCCGGAAGCGGCGGCCGTCGTCGCCGAGCGCGCCGCGAGCCTCGGGGCACCGATCCTGCGGGCGGGCGTCGACGGCGAGCTCGTCCCGGGGCCGGGGGGCGACGTCTTCCGCGGACCCGGCGGGGTGTGCTGGGACGGGTTGCACGTCGCGCTGCCGGGCGCCTTCCAGCGCGAGAACGCCGCCGTCGCGCTCACGCTGCTGGCCGCCCTCCGGGCGGTGCTGCCGTGCGACGCCGGCGCCGTCCGTCGCGGACTGGCCGGCGTCGAGTGGCCGGGGCGGCTCGCGGTGGTCGCCGAGGCGCCGCGGGTGGTGATCGACGGCGCGCACAACCCGGCCGCGATCGACGCGGTGCTACGCGAGCTGCCGCGTCTCGCGGGCGATCGTCCGGTGACGCTGGTGTTCGCCGTCATGGCGGACAAGGCGTGGCGCGCCATGCTCGCGACGCTGGTTCCGCGCGCCGCCCGCGTGATCGTCACCCGCGTGGGGCGCCGGGGCCTCGACCCGACGGCCCTCGCCGGCGAGATCGACGCCCGCATCCCGGTGCGCGTCGAGCCCGAGCCGCGGGCCGCGGTGGCGGCGGCGATCGCCGAGACGCCGCGCGACGGCGTGATCCTCGTGGTCGGCTCGCTGTTCCTCGCGGGCGAGGCCTACGCGGCGCTCGGGACGGCGGCCGCGGGCCTGTTTCGGCCCTGGCACGCATGGAGGGTGGGTGGTACAGAAGCGCCGCCATGA
- a CDS encoding cupin domain-containing protein → MRHDGCGPVPAERVEKPWGYEIIWAHTDRYAGKILHVRAGHRLSLQFHTRKVETMRVLSGLLELEVQEDGQPPRTVRLAAGEGWHLPAGVRHRTAAVEDTVILEVSSPELDDLVRVADDHGRLP, encoded by the coding sequence ATGAGGCACGACGGCTGTGGTCCGGTGCCGGCCGAGCGCGTCGAGAAGCCCTGGGGATACGAGATCATCTGGGCGCACACCGACCGCTACGCGGGAAAGATCCTGCACGTGCGCGCGGGCCATCGGCTGAGCCTGCAGTTCCACACCCGCAAGGTGGAGACCATGCGCGTCCTCTCCGGGCTCCTCGAGCTCGAGGTACAAGAGGACGGGCAGCCGCCGCGCACGGTGCGCCTCGCCGCCGGTGAGGGCTGGCACCTGCCGGCCGGCGTGCGCCATCGCACGGCGGCGGTCGAGGACACCGTGATCCTCGAGGTCTCGAGCCCGGAGCTCGACGACCTCGTCCGCGTCGCCGACGACCACGGACGGCTGCCATGA